The Vicia villosa cultivar HV-30 ecotype Madison, WI linkage group LG1, Vvil1.0, whole genome shotgun sequence genome includes a region encoding these proteins:
- the LOC131620277 gene encoding thaumatin-like protein 1b, which translates to MGRYRVQFSSNIKMAITRIALCLSFAFLFYVVGGAKVTFTNKCGYTVWPGTLTGDQKPQLSTTGFVLDPQATNSVDLPSPWSGRFWARTGCTNNNGKFSCATADCASGQVECNGAGAVPPATLVEITVASNGGQDFYDVSNVDGFNVPMSVTPQGGSGDCKTSSCPANINTVCPDELQVKGSDGSVIACQSACLKFNTDEYCCRGSHNTAATCPASSYATTFKNQCPDAYSYAYDDKTGTFTCNGGPSYAITFCP; encoded by the exons ATGGGAAGATACAGAGtgcaattttcatcaaatatCAAAATGGCTATTACTCGTATTGCTCTCTGCCTTAGCTTTGCATTCCTCTTCTATG TGGTTGGAGGAGCCAAAGTGACATTCACAAACAAATGTGGATACACTGTATGGCCTGGAACACTAACCGGAGACCAAAAGCCACAACTATCAACAACAGGTTTTGTGTTGGATCCTCAAGCAACCAACTCAGTGGACCTTCCTTCTCCATGGTCAGGTCGGTTTTGGGCCCGTACTGGATGCACAAACAACAACGGAAAGTTCAGTTGTGCCACGGCCGATTGTGCATCTGGTCAAGTTGAGTGCAACGGTGCTGGCGCAGTTCCACCAGCAACTCTGGTTGAAATTACAGTAGCTTCAAATGGAGGACAAGATTTCTACGATGTGAGCAACGTTGACGGATTCAACGTGCCGATGTCCGTAACTCCACAAGGAGGAAGTGGTGATTGCAAAACCTCGAGCTGTCCGGCGAATATCAACACTGTGTGTCCTGATGAGCTTCAAGTGAAAGGCTCAGATGGAAGTGTGATTGCTTGTCAGAGTGCTTGTTTGAAGTTTAATACAGATGAATATTGTTGCCGTGGAAGTCACAATACAGCGGCTACATGTCCAGCCTCAAGTTACGCTACGACTTTTAAGAATCAATGTCCTGATGCTTATAGTTATGCTTACGATGATAAGACTGGCACTTTCACTTGCAATGGTGGACCTAGCTATGCTATCACCTTCTGTCCTTAA